One genomic window of Silene latifolia isolate original U9 population unplaced genomic scaffold, ASM4854445v1 scaffold_95, whole genome shotgun sequence includes the following:
- the LOC141640595 gene encoding protein FAR1-RELATED SEQUENCE 5-like yields MEEMTTLIGIFCTFLYKASIVSILMSTVPSTPLTNVSVEDDIHPEVQSCRESVFTQTCTSHPTAIHPLQLSYTPGGSERSMCFFVVYAISCGFEPRLYTTKRTRGGELLRKSIVCNRQGYRENKNKLKCPIEKDSTVKPYVSRNVKVTRIGCPAMMRVEATGGGGCRVDQFVSFHNHRLLSINDKEFQKVVRKLSYFQKKLIIDNSKLQLGASISFQQCKEYADGYANVGATLTDFKNFARDVKCYIGLKDATLFVNHLEELAKIKPGFYFAHEIDDQKCLSRVFWSDAESRKNYAEFGDALSFDATYGTNKYGMIFTPFTGVDHHKRSVTFACSLLDHENEDSFTWCFKKFLDCMGQKEPLCIVTDQDAGILLAIPNVFKTARHRFCMWHIMEKVSSKDSTLEPKEFEEKWLAVMNDFNLVGHKWLSSMYREKHCWIPAYFRDMPLGGLLRTNQRSESSNSFYKHY; encoded by the exons ATGGAGGAGATGACGACACTGATTG GTATTTTCTGCACTTTTCTCTACAAGGCTTCAATC GTCTCTATTTTAATGTCGACAGTTCCGTCTACTCCATTGACTAATGTTTCCGTTGAAGATGACATTCATCCCG AGGTTCAATCTTGTCGTGAATCTGTTTTTACCCAAACCTGCACATCACATCCAACAGCAATACATCCACTTCAATTGAGCTACACTCCTGGTGGTAGTGAGAGAT CAATGTGTTTTTTTGTGGTATATGCAATTTCCTGTGGGTTTGAGCCAAGGCTGTATACTACAAAACGTACCCGTGGTGGTGAATTACTGAGGAAGTCTATTGTTTGTAATCGTCAAGGATACAGAGAGAATAAAAATAAACTGAAGTGTCCTATTGAGAAAGATTCTACTGTTAAGCCTTATGTTTCAAGGAATGTTAAAGTTACTAGGATTGGGTGTCCAGCAATGATGAGGGTTGAAGCGACGGGGGGTGGAGGTTGTAGAGTTGATCAATTTGTTTCTTTCCATAATCACCGTCTTCTCTCTATTAACGACAAAGAGTTCCAGAAAGTTGTAAGGAAACTTTCCTATTTCCAAAAAAAGTTAATCATTGATAACTCAAAGTTGCAGCTGGGAGCGTCCATTAGTTTTCAGCAATGCAAAGAATATGCAGATGGTTATGCTAATGTTGGAGCAACTTTGACAGATTTTAAGAATTTTGCTAGGGATGTCAAATGTTATATAGGTTTAAAGGATGCAACTCTCTTTGTTAATCATCTTGAAGAGCTAGCAAAAATTAAACCTGGTTTCTACTTTGCACACGAGATTGATGATCAGAAGTGTTTAAGCAGGGTGTTTTGGTCAGATGCTGAGTCTAGGAAGAACTATGCTGAGTTTGGTGATGCCCTTAGCTTTGATGCTACATACGGAACTAATAAATATGGTATGATTTTCACTCCGTTTACTGGAGTTGATCACCACAAACGGTCTGTCACATTTGCTTGTAGTTTGCTTGATCATGAGAATGAAGACTCCTTTACATGGTGTTTCAAAAAGTTTTTGGATTGTATGGGTCAAAAGGAGCCTTTATGTATCGTAACAGATCAAGATGCTGGGATATTACTTGCTATTCCTAATGTTTTTAAAACAGCCCGCCACCGTTtttgtatgtggcatattatgGAAAAAGTTAGTTCTAAA GATTCTACTTTAGAACCAAAAGAGTTTGAAGAGAAGTGGCTTGCAGTTATGAATGATTTCAACCTTGTTGGCCATAAATGGCTATCAAGCATGTATCGTGAGAAGCACTGTTGGATCCCTGCCTATTTTAGAGACATGCCATTGGGAGGGTTGTTAAGAACAAATCAGAGATCCGAGAGTTCAAATTCCTTCTATAAGCATTATTAG
- the LOC141640596 gene encoding uncharacterized protein LOC141640596, producing the protein MEEQRYLQKCHDKDSEHNLPVTSAVATKIELHAASVSTHNVFYDVQVQLKNTSSCGLAGMPVNGDVRVYDINDELRYSTFQHVYWVFLANLLKSIPSKYIVPHWCKASYRIPFSILPGNIIEDCDPADVIKMEISNVWSEFYSTIGVAKSLHVDRIKELAALLKSFIEEFSPLSSSEVLSKEKEIEQLLGFTSSSEVTILPPKQVRNKGSGKRLLSSRNESIAKAQKPKRLCACCKQMANHDKRNCSQKELDDATSEDDDAV; encoded by the exons ATGGAAGAACAGCGTTATTTGCAAAAATGTCATGATAAGGATAGTGAGCACAATTTACCAGTCACTTCTGCGGTGGCTACTAAAATTGAGTTACATGCTGCATCTGTCTCCACCCATAATGTTTTTTATGATGTTCAAGTTCAATTGAAGAACACTTCTTCTTGCGGCCTTGCTGGTATGCCTGTAAATGGGGACGTTCGTGTATATGACATTAATGATGAGTTGAGATATTCTACATTCCAG CATGTATATTGGGTTTTCTTAGCTAATCTCCTTAAAAGCATTCCTTCCAAATACATCGTTCCCCATTGGTGTAAGGCTTCCTATAGAATCCCTTTCTCAATTCTTCCTGGCAATATCATAGAGGACTGTGACCCTGCTGATGTTATCAAGATGGAGATTTCTAATGTTTGGTCAGAGTTCTATTCGACAATCGGTGTTGCAAAAAGCTTGCATGTTGATCGCATCAAAGAATTAGCTGCTCTTTTGAAGTCTTTTATAGAAGAATTCAGTCCTTTGTCCTCATCAGAGGTATTATCCAAGGAGAAAGAGATAGAGCAGCTTTTGGGTTTTACAAGTTCTTCAGAAGTGACGATCTTACCACCCAAACAAGTCAGGAACAAGGGTAGCGGCAAAAGGCTTTTGTCCAGCAGGAACGAGTCGATAGCAAAAGCACAGAAGCCTAAAAGACTTTGCGCCTGCTGCAAACAGATGGCTAACCATGACAAACGCAATTGCTCTCAAAAGGAACTAGATGAT GCAACTTCAGAAGATGATGATGCTGTTTGA